The region gaagtaaattttaatttccATTATCACTGATGTCACATAtgaagaatgcaagcttcaaagtTCATATAATCATAAGCTGGTGATTAAATTTCCAGAAAATACTTTCACAAGTGTAAATAAACAAGTCACGTGTCCTATGAAGCCGCTTAATGTAGTTTATACCTCTGATCATGGCAAGAAGACATCGAGAATAAAAATCGTGAACTTAACGAGTGGTCACTGATTAAAAAAAGAACgaagtatacaaaaaaaataagtaaatctAAATATCTaattaatataagtttataactcCGATGTTTTAGAAGTGGAAAACCCGTACGCTTGATTCTGACCAGGCAggaagatatgcaaattattggtACACGTCATCCAGCCGTAGTAAGATACAAAGTTGGGTTTTCTACACACGGTCAGCTACGAGTCCTGCAAGCAAACGTTTTCCTAAATGGTGGTGCTACAGCTAACCTTTCACCTTTTGTAAGTGTGCtcagtttgtatttgatttagcgtcaaaatctttattattaCCGAACACGCGCAACTCCAGAAACTGCATTCAAAGTTCTTCTTCAATTTTGATGTGATAATAAAAGGTTCGGAGACAGCGGAAACACCAAACAATGTCAATTAATGTTGTCCTCCTTTAGATTTTttaccccaatatttttctttgttcagccaaggaacaTATTAGTGAAGAGGCCTTGATGATTAAGTGAGAAAACTCTGTCAATAAGCGTCccattataatttgtcaactttCGAGGCATGTTGTAAAAGAACGACAGATGGCAGAAAAAAAGTGAGACACGCTTTTGTTATGTGTGAAGTGAACATTATAAAACAccaaagaaatggaaaatcGGGTGACAAGTGGTCTCTTCCGAGGCATTTATATTGGCGCCTTGAGATAATCAAGACACCTCTATTCATACCTTAAACAAACTCTCACTTTCAGTCAAAgacaatagaaaatacaatGGTATTTAAGAGGAGAGAAAAacctttcagaaaatatatgggttgatggtgtaaactttattcattgttgggaaacaataacttgaaaatatgtcacccTTAAAATCTTCCCTTTGTGCATCTCCACCTTAatatgagtcgctagacgaatGTTTCTCTGGGATGTGTAAAGTTGcaaatgttttgatgtcatTAGCACGTACAAGATTGAAAGTCGAGATGCACATTCGCTGACTGATTCTTGACTGTCAGACATGGTCATTTTTGTGAAACAATGgtttttaatcaatcaatcaatcaatcaatcaatcaatcaatcaatcaatcaatcaatcaatcaatcaatcaatcaatcaatcaatatttattgcatagcaacatgccatagcaagcatggtaaagcatacaaaaataacagaaataaagtgaatacaataatTGTAATCCTATAACCAACTGCTGGAGGGCTGTTTACATGGTTAATAGAATTCAACTTTTATaatgtcaaaacattcaaaatacatAATCACACCTCTTATTGTAAGCTATCCATATtaataatagaaaaaaacatGTTGTGCAACACATcgttaaattttatttttatttttttttcacagacGTTTCTGCTTGATCTGTATTACGTCATTTCATAATATTTGGTATTACAGGTTCATGACCGATTATTGGGTCAACTTCACAACGCATACAACATTCCGACATTTGATATCACCTCTATAGCGTGTAAAACCAACATCCCACCTTGCACCGCCATGAGAGGATTTGGCAGACCACAAGGCATAGTGATAATGGAGACAATTATGGAGCACGTTGCTCAGAAATGTGGTCTGTCACCGGAACATGTAAGTTCAGTCAATTTAATCCtataaatgagtacaaaaatgatTGACTAGTTTACAATTTGTACCTCTCCTTCGAGTTTCTTGGTCTAGCTGCTGTCTGGTTTGATTACTAGAGTGTTTCCAATAGTATTAACCTTCCTATGACGTATCGTGCCACCGTTGCGGATGACAGAACACAATTTTCTGATATACGCAAAGTTTTGATTTGACACGAGGTCACAGTGAATTCTCAGCTGTCATTAATTAATACTTAGACCAAATGTTTGCATATcacgaatagtattcttctgagatgacaacattaagttattatattctcaacagtgtcaaataatgactgattacaggcagctggaagaacaatgacgtgatcacattgtctAGCTAGTTTTCATACTTGTCAATGTATTTGCATTGAATGAAGGCAACAACTCTTccgtttattcatttatggtgctaATAAatttatcatccaatcatttgagtattgtataatttatgttaataaGAAGTTAATGTTGGAATAAAGATGGATCGATTCACTTTAGAAGCAAGCGAGCTGAAGGCAACAGCTAGGCTTAGaccaggagcttcgatctgctccgtggctaCTTCTACTAGTAAAACGATCCaagttaaccatgaacattgtatgCAGTCTGAGTTAATTCCCTAAAGTCCCAGTGATCCCGAGTACAAAGTGGAAATAAGAAAGTAACACTGATGGAGAATTAACGTTAACAAGAGGGTCAACCCATTTGTTCCACCGCTCACGACCTTCTTTTGTTACACCATTGTTTGGTATTTTCAGGTTCGTGAGATCAATTTATATAAAGAAGGTGACGTTGACAATTTTTTACAAGACATACCAGACGTCAACAACCTCAGGAGATGTTGGACTGAGTGCGTAAATAAAAGTGACTTTGAAAGAAGGAGACGAGAAGTTGATGTATTTAATAGGTAAGTGTACACTAATATAGCAACTATATATGTCTACTATGACAATTTACGTGTAAATACTGTGTCATGGTTTAATACGTTTCTTTCCAAAGTTGTataaattcattttcaaatgttctccttacaaaatatgcatacatacatacatacatacatacatacatacatacatacacatacatacatacatacatacatacatacatacatacatacataagtccATTCAGCGACATGTTTTACAATGTTTCAGTGAGAATCGTTGGAAGAAACGAGGCCTTGCTGTGGTTCCACAGAAAAGTCAAGTTGGTTTAGTTGGTACCTTTCTGAACCAGGTAAATATCTAGTCTATCCATACTACTTCAGACAAGCCaccattgttttgaaatatcaaGTATAACAAGATGTAACTACCTATTCACCCAccgaaacaacaacaacaacaacaataataataataataataataataataataataacaaacaaacaaacaacctaCCTGCCTGCGTTTGTAGCGATTGGTTCAGAAATGGATGAGAAATGTTCATTGGAAACAATATCTTTCAATGGAAAGTTGCATTGACGTTACTGTCTATAAAATTCAGATAATCAATGTGTATTATGAACTAGTGTCAGTATAACTGGTTACTTGTACTTTGTTTAAGGGAGCTGCCTTGGTACACATTTACACCGATGGATCTGTGTTACTGACACATGGTGGTATTGAGATGGGTCAAGGGTTACACACCAAGACAATACAGATAGCTAGCCGTGTTCTACGTATACCGCCTGAACGTATTCATATAAATGAAGTGAGCACTGACAAAGTACCAAACACAATAGTCACTGGTGCATCTGCTGGAACTGAGATTTATGGGACTGCTGTTAAGGTGAGATACTAGTAGTTGGTTCCCAAAAAAGGGTActatatgaaaattatttttgatggataatgtgatattttgcacatgaaaatattaattgcTTAAAGTGGACACGTGAATGACGAATTTATAGTAATTTTGGATTTTCTTTTTTTGCcatgtagttaaaaatcaagcCCCTGTGGTTAAATGTGCAAACCTCCCATCACAGGGTACCTGATATTATCCGTAGAATTCGTTTATTGTGATGCCCTTATGTTGActtagaaaacaaaaaatatgtttatacactTACCATTTTCCGGCTTCTTATGTTCTATTTGACAGTAATGTCGTCATCGGTCTGGGCTATTCAGCCTGCCCTAAGGGAGATTAGACcacgcccacaacggctgaccTGTCAGTCTAATGTTCTACGTGTGTATTCTATTCTAGATTGCCTGTGAAACATTAATGGAAAGACTACAACCTTTGATTAATGAGAATCCCAAAGGATCATGGAATGATTGGGTAAGTCTGTCTATATTGTATAGGTATAGTAGATATGTAATCTACAAAGGAGACACGACTATTATATTAGTATCGTTCAAGGAAATAATGCTACAAAAGTAACACAATTTCTTACCCAATCATGTCACcgtgttttgaaaataaactcTAACCCTGTATTCATTCGAGATAAATACAGATGTTTTTGTTTGAGGGTATATATGCATTACGTTTCTCGCAAAAATATTGGATGTGCATGAGACAACATTTTACGTTGACCGTataaactacatacatacatacatacatacatacatacatacatacatacatacatacatacatacatacatacatacatacatacatacatacatgcatgcatgcatgcatgcatgcgcgcgcgcacacacacacacacacacatacatacatacacacatacatacatacatacatacatacatacatacatacatacatacatacatacatacgtacatacatactattCATTTTAGAAAGAGACATCGGAATTACATATATTTGCTTGACATTCACAGATTAATGCTGCTTACTTCAATAGAGTAAGTCTGTCTGCAACGGGATTTTTCAAGTGAGTTATACATTTCCTATATTTGACTATTCCCAGTAATTATCTAGATCTTACAATAATTAGAATGGTATATCTATTCAGTACAAGTAgtaatcataatatatgtataaaagtGGGGTTTATTTAGTTGTAAACAAGTGTCATTTTATCGCAAGATATAAGATGTTAGTAAAGCACGTGTACAGTATGCTTTTCTCAATTACTTActacacacaaaaaatgacGAAAAGTTTCAATTTTTCTTCATCGGTATCTGATACGAGTTAAATTTGTgaattgatttttttgtattATCAGTGATCTTTGTTTTATACGAATTACTGGATGTGTCCAAAGACTAATGATAGAAGTCACTGTAATATGTAATTTCTCAATCACTATCTTttaacaaattcaaatttcaaattccaGACATCCCAGAAATCTAAAGTTCGACCCAAATAATCTGCAGGAGACGTGCACCAACTACCATTTCAGCTACGGTGCGGCTTGTTGTGAAGTTGAGATTGACTGTTTAACTGGTGATCATCAGTTAATACGTACCGATATTGTCATGGACGTTGGAGATAGTTTGAATCCAGCACTGGATATTGGACAGGTATTTGAAAGATACAATGCAAATTGGGAGCGCCCTCAAAATTGGTAATTTGGATagaaatgcccccccccccctgcccaTGTCAGTCATCTTGACATTCTTGTTACCCTTGTCAATTTGTCAATTTGATGAGTTAATCATCGGTACCCATCATATCAGTGTGGTTGCATCAATCGAAGTCAAATTTATTCCAAACGTGAAAAGCAATTCTATAATTAAAGTGCTAACTCTCACACATATAACAATTATtactaaggcctaataaaaaatattgtgtggttccgattacgctcaattttagaataagtggggttggtagattttattatattttttttttcatgtgtgagtgtctagttcaggttttccattgttttccaaatggtctctgtgttatttatttatttatttctatctatcagatgtacagccaattcagaagaacagttttatattgtctttttaaaagttgatatcagtttccgcgtccactatttctcgtgagacttcccAATTTTTACCgtcgattttattatttttctcgaaaaagtttttaaaaaaaattcgtttagggtcagcagtgaaaatctaggtggggtcgggtaataGGAACCAAACAATGATTTTTTAAGCCTTTGGtgttattggtatttttttcaACCAAGATAAAACGTCTGAATAGATATTTTTATATGGTAAACTTTATTATGTAAAAGAAGAGtttatttcaatctgtttttTGTTTAGGTGTCGTACGAATCTAGTGCCTCGGTCAATAAAAACAAGACTCTAGTGTAAATTTAAAACTctcaaaacaaacagaaatgttGAGTGGTGTCACATTCGACATGgtctgatgaaataaacctgTACAATAAAGGAAAGCAATGCAATTATCCAGAGCATAGCAGTTGACATATACACACGCAAAACCGTGCTAATGACTCAATCAACAGTGGAGAAAATTGGTAAGAACCTGACTGATAAAGTTCAGCAGTACaggtagtctatcagctagccctcggatgttcttccgataaaatacgacacacagccgaacaacgctatcgaggatgttcgggcaagccctcacatgcgaacttcgttcgcttatagttatagcatcgaaagaaagcccgaacgtctagcagcaagactacagtACAGGTAGTGCTACCACaatattgtgttttgttttataaaccatagaccctccaccctccACGAGGGTCTATGTATAAACATACTCTAACTGACGAAGAGTCTGCTGAAAGCTGctaattacaaaacaaatgtgcAACATATAATGTAAGTATTTCCTACAACTAACAAATTGAACTGAAGAGAGGTTGAGGGATGTTTGTTTTCTGAATCAGTAAAGGTAATCCACTTTCTCGTCGTCTCTTTAGATTGAAGGTGCATTCATCATGGGATATGGTCTGTACGTGCACGAGGATATACGATATTCCAAGCAAGGAAACCTGTTGACAAAGGGACCAGGAATGTATAACCTGCCACGGGTTGGTTATATACCAAGTCAGTTTAATGTAACCATGCTGGAAGGAGCACCTTGTAAAGTTGGGCTGTATTCGTCTAAGGTGAGTTTCGCCCATTTCGCTTTCCTGGTCACAGGCACCAAGCCTTCAGTGGCCATATCGTTAATACTAGAGGTTTTCTCCCTATCTCTTTACTGGCAGCTTGTCAAGCACATTCTAGATTATTTACCCCGATGTGTTAATATCATGactttttaatataattatctAGAAAAGAACAACGGCACAGATGTGACCGGCACAATAATGGTATTGAACAGAGAATGCTTGcaacaaatactaaatataaacCTTTTCAGAGAAGAAACTGTCTCAGAAATATCGTAACACACGATTTTGTCTGATTTTAAACAAGAATTTCAGTTTGGGATGTATTTAGGAACACAGAAACATACATTATGGTATTTGAAGATCAAAAGTATTAAATATACTAACTTAAAATTTTGTTGAGAGAACTGATATCACATATATAGGCAAACACACAGACAACGCCCGACACTGTGTTGTGAATTGATTGTAGGAGGTAATACTTAAGAATAAATGTATTTACAGccaaaatgatgtaggcttggcgtttcactcatgacgtaacatgacatttattacacccactcagacaacttctattGCAAAAGAAAcgattacataggtgccgtacacagtggggatgtagaagtagtcaagtttaaatgttgattatcagttagaaaataaacaattgcagccattaaataTAAACTCACAAAGTCCACCGTAATGTTTTCTTCATTAGAAGCATGTTgttactgcactgtaaaagaatagcaatgctaatcagtgttcaatgtgattgggcaaaggatcctgatGTGTGTtttgtctctgttattgtttgtCTAGacttgaaatatgtctatctttgtgtcaagaACGTAATGTACCATCAGTGGTACACCAAGCCTAAGTCATTTTAGCTATATCTATACATGGCCGTGCTTTCACTCTTGACACGTTCTATCCCATCCATTTTGAAAATAGCAGTTTCTGTTgatattgatttattgattagGCGATGGGAGAATCTCCGCTTCTCCTTGGTACAGCTGTTCTGATGGCAATCAAGAACGCCATAATGTCAGCAAGATCGGATGCTGGATTGTCAGGATATTTCCGTTTAGATAGTCCTGCAACGTCTGACAGAATTCGACTTGCCTGCATTGACAAGTTTACTGATAAAGTCCAAGACGAAACGGTATGTGATTTATTCTAATTTTTCGATTTAAAGATTTTAACCATCAATGTTCTACATATCTCCATCCACTCAAAGATGTTGCTATATCATGGAACTCTGCAAGGTGCAACACATGAAAAATGCGAGATTCAAAGcaacaaaaatgaatataatgCTCAACATAACAACATGACATTATCTTGCCATTCGATTTAAATCCATAGTGACGTGGCGGCCACATTtatataaggcctaaaaaattgtttggttccggttacccaacccccacctagtttttcacgccgaccctaaacttgtttttacgtattcgagaaaaaaacaaaattgcaaaaattatgaagtctcgcaagaaataatcttagtggatgtggaaactgacatcaactacaAAGACAATAAGTTCCAATCTTcctggctgtacatctgatgagaagaaaccaataacacagagactatatgtGAAAGAAGTCTTGCGTAAAATAGACATTGCTGTTGCGATACCATTACCTCATACCATTATATATCATTCAACGTATGTCCTTTTTTAATATTACAGGAAACCGAAGACTGCTTCTTTGTAAGGCCATAAACAACAGAAAACCCGACGTTGAAAAGTGCATTGATTGATGCCTCCGACTTAAACTGAGATTATGCTGTGGGTGAAAGAGAAGTCGTTGGAAAATAAAACATGCAACAACTTCCCTCTGTTTCCTTGAAAGATATATGCGTCACATAATGACGTGAGACGTAAATAGTTTTTCGTCTTTCTAGTTCCTCTAAGTATGGGACTACTAATAAATcaagaaatatattattatggttgacGTCGAAATATTGCCATATTTTTGCATGATGGTTCATTTATTGATAGAGTTTTGTCATCGGTATATGTGAGGTATATGGTCTCCCGCCATAACACTGATAATTATGAGTCGTACTTACTCGCGTTAGGTGCCTGGGCGGATTTAACTCGCCTAGTTCCTAACTTTGGTTATATAATAGGAATAAAAGAACATGTTATGTCAGTGATTATAACGTCGCAACCCACAGCCTgtttttacggcaacgttcttaacgagcctcccacctATATTATCAAGTTATGTGAAAAAAAGACGAATGTATCGAAAGAAAAGTCTCTTTTTCGCATCTTAATGTCATTCCTAGATTACATATCATCTCTTTGCATtgaaattgtattttagaaTTCATTTCGAGAATTACAGTGTACTTGTAGTTTATAGCTCTGTGTTAAATCTGCTTATACTACCTTTGATCAAATGCACTATTTTAATGTCAACAACCCAATACCACCTATATTAtcaaaggtacatgtacttgataataatttatttactctTCTCTGTTATGTGGTAATAAATTGCTGGTATTAAGGTTTATTAAACTCAATGGTCTCCACTTATCTGGTGTGTGTGTCTTTTTTGCGTTATTGTATTCTGATGTTAAATACTATCTAAACTACTTCCAAGGATAAGTATTTTCACAAAATGGAAACTTGTTAAAAATATTGACTGTTACAAAGGTCATTGCTGGGAAGATTACAAAGATTATTTAGCCAATAGATTTTCTAAATCTGTGACATGAGAATATACAGTGTAAATGACAATATGCCCTTGATAGGATAAATAGACAGAGTCAAACAGACACAGATGAACCAACAAAATTCATTGAAAGTATGACATGAGTTTTATTTCTTATCAATTCATTACACCTTAGCATACCCAAATATAAGCTTCAACAAACCCTTGTAACAATACTATTAGCTTGGGCTAACTGTCTAAAACAGatacatacttgtacatgtacttgtatactTACTAGAAATACCATTTCATTCACTGATTTTCATATAGATGCGAAATATATCAGACTGCACACATACCCTAACTAGCTTATAGCTTTAAATACTTATTTTAAAGATATCAATATGTCCATCGTTTTCCAGGAATATTGTCTATCTCTTCAATGCTGACAAACAAGgaataaaaatgttgataaatcTTGTATTCCCAAATTCCCAATTCCATACATTTGATTGGTAGTGTTCCCTAATTACATGATTTTCCTTCAAAATTTAGAAGGGATTTTTGAACCTTTCTTGTGAATAAACTCCCACTTGCGAAATTCCTTTCTGACACTTGTAAATCAAAACAGGTCTTTCAAGCAGCTAATATATGAGTGTTGCATTACAaaatttactataccatgctttcaATAGCATGCTGTAAGTAataaagtatgtgtgtgtataaaagACCCTACCTAATGCTAACACTTGTTAGCGTACATGCCGCAATGACAATGCAAAtgtcaatgtattttgaatacacactatactatatattataaaatCTCCTAAAGGAAAATCCATCTTGATTTTGGTCTGACCAAAAGTTACATTACTAAGAATATTTACACGTGGTGCAACTGTTTTTGAGATTCTATGAAGTGCATGTGTTGGATGTGATACAGAAATATAtgttcaaatatatgtaaaggTAGCACATGCACATTTGATCAGCAACGACTACTGAGAGATGCCAGGATGCAGCAATAGTGTATTTACGAACAGCAGCTGACAACTTAATGATACATGTGTTTACGGTAGAATGTGCCTGTGgacaaatttatttgaaaatcgAACTTcataaaatctctccaaactttgccctTTGGAGGTGTGTTCCCAGTCCTTTTGAAACAATAAAGGAAAGTTTGTGATTCACCATCTTGTTTCTGGGGAATTCGACAATATCTTTTATTAAGTAGTactcagtggccatattggattctaaaatgacttacttttcaaatcattttccctttatttcaaacatttatgTGATAAcctctgttttgttttcttgattATAACTGAGATTGGGGTTGAGTTTTCTTGatcaaagtaacagcaaaagatTTTCATTTCCAAGGCTCATACCACATTAAGAGCATTGTAGTATGTTGATTTTGTAATTGGTGAATTACATGTCTGCATTCCTCAGGGAAGATTAAGGAGTGAGAGACATGATTGATCATGTGAATAATATCCCATATCAAGTAATATGCCTTCAGGGTAACATCTCCATGGATCACCAGTCTGCCATTGCCATGCAACGAGCTTCTTCTTCAGGTCTTCAAAAAGAGTTTTATGTTGTGGGTCGTTAGCTAAGTTGTTCAGTTCATGTGGGTCTTTCTCAATGTCAAACATCTCCCATTCATCCCTGTAGTAGTATTGATGTAAAGTCTTAAACCAGTGTGTTTGCTGATGTGCAATTGTACGATTGAAGATGTCCAACATAGTTTCAGAAAGGGCAATATCTGATGCAATTGGGTATGGCATTCTATAGTTCAGATTATGAATCAAGTGATAGTTCTTGTGACGAATGACTCTCATTGGATAAGCCATGGTGACCTCGTGGAAATCATGACTGGCATGTACTGTATCGTAGCCTTGTTCTTTAAGCATGGATGGCAGGAGTGTCTTTCCAGTCAGTTTAACTTGGTCGCTGAATATCTTGTAGTTTGGGTAGGAGACATTAAACCAGTCTAAAACAGTTGGTACAATATCAAGTGTACTAACCATGTCATTACTCTCCTGCCCCCAGCGTTCTTTGTGAAAGGGAGATGATACTATGAAAGGTTCTCCCATTCCTTTCTCATATAGATTGGTTTTAGCATTAGGGAAAGGTATTCCATTGTCAGAGGTGAATATAACCAGTGTGTTATCAGCAAACCCAGCATCTTGAAGTTCCTTCATGAAAAGACCAATACCTGAGAAGAAAACGATCATTTAAAGATAAAATATCAATGGCAGTGACAACCAGGTCTGCACAATTATCTTGTAGTTGGTAGACCATTTCAATTTATGCATACCATTTACATTAATGGCAGTGACAACCAGGTCTGCACAATTATCTTGTAGTTGGTAGATCATTTCAATTTATGCATACTATTTGCATCAATTACCATATCACCTGAATTACCTTGTCAATTGGTGGACAATTTCAATTTATGGATACTGTTTGCATCAATTACCATATGAGCTCAATTACCTTGTCAATTGGTGGACAATTTCAATTTagtatatcatttgcataaatttccaTGATGATATcagaatattatttttaactacaaactTCAAAGCATAAAGTTTGAATTCTGTATTCTAAAATTAGTATTTATATCTTATAAGTGCAGCAATATGGACTAAACATGATCTGAACCAAAATTTCCTTTAGCTCTGCTAAATATTCACCCACACAAATGTGACATGGGCCTTAGCACAAAATTGAGCTGCAGTCTAGTGGGTCACATAAATGCATTCTTTAGTCAAGTATGAAAGTATACTTCCTAATCTCTATGAAAGTTTGTGTTGCAGGGAATATACATAGCTTGAAAGATCCATCACTGTTTCTACTTATTTGGAGTAGCGAATGGTTATAAGTAAGTGGACCAACAACTGGATCTTTCCGACTATGAGTAcgcattatttaaaaaattgtcaaaattaatctaaaatgaaaataccgccaatggcgt is a window of Glandiceps talaboti chromosome 5, keGlaTala1.1, whole genome shotgun sequence DNA encoding:
- the LOC144435081 gene encoding N-sulfoglucosamine sulfohydrolase-like — its product is MMRKTLQSIAFLRATAFLAILCVCNGQSEKRNVLIILADDYGFESQVYNNTVCQTPNINNLAKQGVTFKYGYTAVSSCSPSRSSLLTGLPQHQNGHYGLAHGYHHFAAFDNVKSLPVILKGANIRTGIVGKKHVGPDTVFKFDFEATEETESILQVARNITHMKGLIRHFLQVKDPRPFMLYIAFNDPHRCTANAEYGLFCEKFGNGQPGTGVIKDWKPQYYKPEDVEVPYFVPDTPAAREDISKQYTIINRMDQGIGLFMKELQDAGFADNTLVIFTSDNGIPFPNAKTNLYEKGMGEPFIVSSPFHKERWGQESNDMVSTLDIVPTVLDWFNVSYPNYKIFSDQVKLTGKTLLPSMLKEQGYDTVHASHDFHEVTMAYPMRVIRHKNYHLIHNLNYRMPYPIASDIALSETMLDIFNRTIAHQQTHWFKTLHQYYYRDEWEMFDIEKDPHELNNLANDPQHKTLFEDLKKKLVAWQWQTGDPWRCYPEGILLDMGYYSHDQSCLSLLNLP